From Syntrophaceae bacterium, one genomic window encodes:
- a CDS encoding aldehyde ferredoxin oxidoreductase family protein translates to MASKYKGYMGRILDIDLSSGKIGSYDLSDRDRERFVGGRFISTKILWDELKPGVDPLSPDNILIVMTSPLTGTGAPSTSRYDISAKSPQTGTIGHSNSGGHFGIHLKRAGWDGIIVRGRAESPVYLDIDEDRVTIQDASHLWGMDTEETKEKMGDRRAGKMVIGPAGENLVKYAIVISQDRSHGRSGMGAVMGSKNLKGIVARGNRKIELHDPEAFKALIKQWIDMLKGHPATGDFAPRYGTSGFLKSISDHNALPTKNFSSGTFKDAHMLTGQTLAETRLVKNAGCQSCPIRCARVVNLDGREIKGPEYEVLCLLGSNLLINDMDAIIRWNYELDLLGLDTISSGTVLGFAAELNEKGLWRNGIEFGKKDNISRILRDIAYREGIGNDLAEGVRYLSQKYGGEDFAPHSKGMEMAAYEPRGAVGHGLGYATANRGACHLDGGYMIYFEATGPAILNPYDYRSKPGYTILDQNLLASISAGGNCLFTSWTILPAFLFKIANSRVVSWLVTQILTYSWAAIEFTLKLPPSLMRYHLPMLPHTKALELATGMEMDFGRFIRMGERGFTMERLYNIREGFTAKDDRLARRFTHEEQIPGKKKTVVPLAKMLPRYYRLRGWDENGIPTPRTIEKLDLDFMKAPGRERRERAEGETGGFPVADIHAGGKAKA, encoded by the coding sequence ATGGCAAGCAAATATAAGGGTTACATGGGCAGGATTCTGGATATCGACCTTTCCTCGGGAAAGATCGGCAGCTACGACCTGTCCGACCGGGACAGGGAGCGCTTCGTCGGCGGCCGGTTCATCTCCACAAAGATCCTCTGGGACGAGCTGAAGCCGGGCGTGGATCCCCTGTCTCCCGACAATATCCTGATCGTCATGACATCCCCCCTGACCGGGACGGGGGCGCCGTCCACCAGCCGGTACGACATCTCCGCCAAGAGCCCCCAGACCGGGACCATCGGCCATTCCAACAGCGGCGGTCATTTCGGGATCCACCTGAAGCGGGCGGGGTGGGACGGCATCATCGTCCGCGGCAGGGCCGAGAGCCCGGTCTATCTCGACATCGACGAAGACAGGGTGACGATCCAGGACGCATCGCATCTCTGGGGAATGGACACGGAAGAGACCAAGGAGAAGATGGGCGATCGGAGGGCCGGCAAGATGGTCATCGGTCCCGCCGGAGAAAATCTTGTCAAGTACGCCATCGTCATCTCCCAGGACCGCAGTCACGGCCGCTCGGGCATGGGCGCCGTCATGGGGTCGAAGAACCTCAAGGGAATCGTCGCCAGGGGGAACCGGAAGATCGAGCTCCATGACCCGGAGGCGTTCAAGGCGCTCATCAAGCAGTGGATCGACATGCTGAAGGGACATCCGGCGACGGGGGATTTCGCCCCCCGCTACGGAACTTCAGGCTTCCTGAAATCGATCTCCGATCACAACGCCCTCCCGACGAAGAACTTTTCCTCCGGGACCTTCAAGGATGCCCATATGCTCACGGGCCAGACGCTGGCGGAGACCCGGCTCGTGAAAAACGCCGGCTGCCAGTCGTGTCCGATCCGCTGCGCCCGGGTGGTCAATCTCGACGGCCGCGAGATCAAGGGGCCGGAGTACGAGGTCCTGTGCCTGCTGGGATCCAACCTGCTCATCAACGACATGGACGCCATCATCCGCTGGAACTATGAGCTGGACCTCCTCGGTCTCGACACGATCTCTTCAGGCACGGTCCTGGGATTCGCCGCGGAGCTGAACGAGAAGGGCCTGTGGAGGAACGGGATCGAGTTCGGGAAAAAGGACAACATTTCCCGGATCCTGCGGGATATCGCCTACCGAGAGGGCATCGGGAATGATCTGGCGGAAGGCGTCCGGTACCTGTCGCAGAAATACGGGGGGGAAGACTTCGCCCCCCACTCCAAGGGCATGGAGATGGCCGCCTACGAGCCCCGGGGCGCCGTGGGCCACGGTCTCGGCTATGCGACGGCGAACCGCGGCGCCTGCCATCTGGACGGCGGCTACATGATCTATTTCGAGGCCACCGGCCCCGCCATCCTCAATCCCTACGACTACCGCTCCAAGCCCGGATACACCATCCTCGATCAGAACCTCCTGGCATCCATCAGCGCCGGGGGTAACTGCCTGTTCACGAGCTGGACGATCCTTCCCGCCTTTCTCTTCAAGATTGCGAATTCCAGGGTCGTGAGCTGGCTGGTTACGCAGATCCTGACCTATTCCTGGGCCGCCATCGAGTTCACCCTGAAACTGCCTCCGTCCCTCATGCGCTACCACCTCCCCATGCTTCCCCACACGAAGGCCCTGGAACTGGCCACGGGCATGGAAATGGACTTCGGACGGTTCATCCGGATGGGGGAACGGGGCTTCACCATGGAGCGGCTCTACAACATCCGCGAGGGGTTCACCGCAAAGGACGACCGGCTGGCCAGGCGGTTCACCCACGAGGAGCAGATCCCCGGGAAGAAGAAGACCGTGGTCCCCCTGGCGAAGATGCTGCCCAGGTACTATCGTCTCCGGGGATGGGATGAAAACGGCATTCCGACTCCCCGGACGATCGAGAAGCTCGACCTGGATTTCATGAAAGCCCCCGGCAGGGAGCGCCGGGAGCGGGCCGAAGGGGAAACCGGCGGATTTCCGGTCGCGGACATCCATGCAGGTGGGAAGGCGAAAGCATAG
- a CDS encoding GntR family transcriptional regulator, with protein MYKIKAENLSQKAAEIISGRIIRKEFLPGERLIETRIAGELGVSQGTVREAFRILEKKKLVAIEPRRGTVVTQINSDYIESLYDILAELYGLMIRKVIVRMTPADKEEILGGIERIKACANTEDGLGYGEAMFDIISILLRIAGDSLLEHTITELWQVKRWVEYEALIFRKKELADSYRELLKILETAEEGNADEAVRKIREYAKYEKEIALKVMGGESGTEPV; from the coding sequence ATGTACAAGATCAAAGCGGAAAATTTATCCCAGAAGGCGGCCGAAATCATCAGCGGACGGATTATCCGCAAGGAGTTTCTCCCGGGAGAGCGCCTGATCGAGACCAGGATCGCCGGCGAGCTTGGGGTCAGCCAGGGAACGGTCCGCGAGGCCTTCCGGATCCTGGAAAAGAAGAAGCTCGTGGCGATCGAGCCGCGCCGGGGGACCGTCGTCACCCAGATCAACAGCGACTACATCGAATCCCTCTACGACATCCTGGCGGAGCTTTACGGTCTGATGATCCGCAAGGTCATCGTCAGGATGACTCCCGCCGACAAGGAAGAAATTCTCGGGGGAATCGAAAGAATCAAGGCCTGCGCGAATACGGAGGACGGTCTTGGATACGGCGAGGCCATGTTCGATATCATCTCGATCCTGCTTCGCATTGCCGGGGATTCCCTCCTGGAGCACACGATTACGGAGCTCTGGCAGGTCAAGCGGTGGGTCGAATACGAGGCGCTGATTTTCCGGAAAAAGGAGCTCGCAGACAGTTACAGGGAATTGCTGAAGATCCTGGAGACGGCCGAAGAAGGCAACGCGGACGAGGCCGTCCGGAAAATCCGGGAATATGCAAAGTATGAAAAAGAGATCGCCCTGAAGGTCATGGGCGGTGAGTCGGGCACCGAACCGGTCTGA
- a CDS encoding indolepyruvate oxidoreductase subunit beta — protein sequence MGTPQLPRDPYNIIITGVGGQGNVMASRVLSGMLVNRGLTVTIGETFGASQRGGSVMSHIRVSVQGTWSPQIPKGKADVVVALEPAEAVRVLAAYGHPGVIVLSNTRPVYPVGVITGELNYPSLDEIRTSLEGLSARLWLIDATDAAVRLGNPILANIVMIGALAGLGDLDLTPEDFRAVMEQTLSGDKLDANLKAFASGTDATRA from the coding sequence ATGGGAACTCCGCAACTGCCCAGGGATCCTTACAATATCATCATCACCGGCGTCGGCGGCCAGGGAAACGTCATGGCCTCGCGCGTCCTTTCAGGCATGCTGGTGAACAGGGGCCTGACGGTGACGATCGGTGAGACCTTCGGCGCCTCCCAGCGGGGCGGCTCCGTGATGAGCCATATCCGCGTCTCCGTGCAGGGAACGTGGAGCCCCCAGATCCCGAAGGGAAAAGCCGACGTCGTGGTCGCCCTGGAGCCGGCGGAGGCTGTCCGCGTACTGGCGGCCTACGGGCATCCCGGCGTGATCGTCCTCTCGAACACCCGGCCGGTCTATCCGGTGGGCGTCATCACCGGGGAACTGAACTACCCTTCCCTGGATGAGATCCGGACGTCCCTGGAGGGGCTCTCGGCGCGCCTGTGGCTGATCGACGCCACCGATGCGGCCGTCCGGCTGGGGAATCCCATTCTTGCGAATATTGTCATGATCGGTGCCCTGGCGGGCCTCGGCGATCTCGACCTGACCCCGGAGGATTTCAGGGCGGTCATGGAGCAGACCCTTTCGGGAGACAAGCTGGACGCCAACCTGAAGGCGTTTGCCTCGGGAACGGACGCAACGAGGGCATAG
- a CDS encoding 4Fe-4S binding protein has product MTALLHTGEGSSHLMMGNEAIARGALEAGMAVAAGYPGTPSSEILENLARVAEERNLYVEWSTNEKVALEVAAAASFAGLRSLCVMKQNGVNVASDFLLHLAGSGTRGGMILVTCDDPGALSSVNEGESRHFARMIEIPLLEPGDFQEAKDMTRWAFDLSEDLGTLVMLRSVTRMSHASGNVRLGALSDRTACAAFRCDGAMLDPLEGPVLSMPVAYRHGLQQERIRKARDLFETSPFNTYEGPERPEVLIITSSACTLYSREAVHALGLRDRVAILKLGTTWPLPPNLLKKYLVRSDRILIVEEVLPFLEENVKVIAAEEAKEIGIKTFYGKNDGTIPMRGELSPDLVTGALCRILGIPSPAVDPEYEKKAQAAALANAPQRGLAFCPGCPHRASYWSIRTALKLDDRGGFVCGDIGCYTLDVFPGGAGTLKTLHSMGSGTGVASGFGKLGPFGMDRPVLSVCGDSTFFHAAMPALVNAVHHQSDITMIILNNSGTAMTGFQSHPGLCVNAMGREAPDVDIAKICTAIGARVEICDPFDFAETRKTLNRLMEEKEGVKVLILKQICALSPEKRGIRKFNVRVDETLCIGEDCGCNRLCTRIFRCPALVWDKENRRARVDEVLCAGCGVCTQVCPRSAITKEVA; this is encoded by the coding sequence ATGACGGCATTGCTCCATACGGGAGAAGGAAGCAGCCATCTCATGATGGGAAACGAGGCCATCGCCCGGGGCGCCCTGGAAGCGGGGATGGCTGTGGCGGCGGGCTATCCCGGGACTCCGTCCTCGGAAATCCTGGAGAATCTGGCCCGGGTCGCCGAAGAGCGAAACCTGTACGTGGAGTGGTCCACCAACGAAAAGGTGGCCCTGGAGGTCGCCGCCGCCGCATCCTTCGCCGGCCTTCGAAGCCTCTGCGTCATGAAGCAAAACGGCGTGAACGTGGCCTCCGACTTTCTGCTCCACCTCGCCGGCTCCGGCACCCGGGGCGGGATGATCCTGGTCACCTGCGACGACCCGGGCGCCCTGTCCAGCGTGAACGAAGGGGAGTCGCGGCACTTCGCCCGCATGATCGAGATCCCCCTCCTGGAACCGGGAGACTTTCAGGAAGCCAAGGACATGACTCGCTGGGCCTTCGATCTCTCGGAGGACCTCGGGACCCTGGTCATGCTGCGCAGCGTCACCCGGATGTCCCACGCCAGCGGCAACGTCCGCCTGGGAGCCCTTTCGGACCGGACGGCCTGCGCCGCGTTCCGGTGCGACGGGGCCATGCTGGATCCGCTCGAGGGCCCGGTCCTGAGCATGCCCGTCGCCTACAGGCACGGCCTCCAGCAGGAGAGGATCCGGAAAGCCCGGGACCTTTTCGAGACAAGTCCCTTCAACACGTACGAAGGGCCGGAACGGCCGGAGGTCCTCATCATCACGAGCAGCGCCTGCACCCTCTACAGTCGCGAGGCCGTCCATGCGCTGGGCCTCCGCGACCGGGTCGCAATCCTGAAACTGGGAACGACCTGGCCCCTGCCGCCCAACCTGCTGAAGAAGTACCTTGTACGGTCGGACAGGATCCTGATCGTGGAGGAGGTGCTGCCCTTCCTGGAGGAGAACGTCAAGGTCATCGCCGCCGAAGAAGCAAAGGAAATCGGGATCAAGACCTTCTACGGGAAGAACGACGGGACGATCCCCATGCGGGGCGAGCTTTCGCCGGACCTGGTGACCGGTGCGCTTTGCCGGATCCTGGGCATCCCCTCCCCTGCCGTCGACCCGGAGTACGAGAAGAAAGCGCAGGCGGCGGCATTGGCCAATGCGCCCCAGCGGGGTCTCGCCTTCTGCCCCGGCTGCCCTCACCGGGCCTCCTACTGGAGCATCCGCACGGCCCTGAAGCTGGACGACCGCGGGGGGTTCGTCTGCGGCGACATCGGCTGCTACACCCTGGACGTTTTTCCCGGCGGCGCGGGCACGCTCAAGACCCTCCATTCCATGGGCTCCGGAACGGGCGTGGCCAGCGGCTTCGGAAAACTCGGCCCCTTCGGCATGGACAGGCCGGTGCTGTCGGTGTGCGGGGACTCCACCTTCTTCCACGCCGCCATGCCCGCCCTGGTCAACGCCGTTCACCACCAGTCCGACATCACCATGATCATCCTCAACAACAGCGGGACGGCCATGACGGGATTCCAGTCACACCCGGGCCTCTGCGTCAACGCCATGGGCCGGGAGGCGCCGGACGTGGACATCGCGAAAATCTGCACCGCCATCGGCGCCAGGGTCGAGATCTGCGATCCTTTCGATTTTGCCGAAACCCGGAAAACGCTCAACCGGCTGATGGAGGAAAAAGAGGGGGTCAAAGTCCTGATCCTGAAGCAGATATGCGCCCTCTCCCCGGAGAAGAGAGGGATCCGCAAATTCAACGTCCGGGTGGACGAAACCCTCTGCATCGGAGAAGACTGCGGCTGCAACCGCCTGTGCACCCGCATTTTCCGCTGCCCCGCCCTGGTGTGGGACAAGGAGAACCGTCGGGCCCGCGTGGACGAAGTCCTCTGCGCGGGCTGCGGCGTCTGCACGCAGGTCTGCCCCCGCTCGGCCATCACCAAGGAGGTGGCGTAA
- a CDS encoding 4Fe-4S binding protein: MPREIGGQKELQEQVQDAGLCTGCGACVNLCPYQTFYRDRTIVLNPCDIQAGRCYAFCPRTPVDLDRMRRLLSPEADLTREIGPVRSFHIVRAADAGLRRQAQHGGTVSALMSLALTEGLIDVAVVAEGRERFLHSGTTVQEPAEVWKRGKSKFIVSPTVAEFNRTAAGKSEKIGVVATPCQAFALAKMRLKPKLDSGANPIDKLKLTIGLFCGFTLSWSKLTGLLEGSVGLDRVRGMEIPPGEGVLEVYLDDGKRTFPIEEIRDCIRESCRYCVDTTAEFSDLSVGSARLGGSWEETRSWNQVIVRSNAGAALLDLAKARGVLEFHDVPAGSLEMLKEAAQAKKKEALKNLAEKSGRAGDLLYLDAQDRMLAALRS, from the coding sequence ATGCCGCGCGAAATCGGAGGACAGAAGGAGCTCCAGGAACAGGTCCAGGACGCCGGGCTCTGCACGGGATGCGGGGCCTGCGTCAACCTCTGCCCTTATCAGACCTTTTACCGCGACCGGACGATCGTCCTGAATCCATGCGACATCCAGGCGGGCCGCTGCTATGCCTTCTGTCCCCGGACGCCGGTGGATCTCGACCGGATGCGCCGGCTCCTCTCCCCGGAAGCCGACCTCACCCGGGAAATCGGACCCGTCCGATCCTTCCACATCGTCCGCGCCGCCGACGCCGGCCTCCGCCGACAGGCCCAGCACGGCGGGACGGTCTCGGCGCTGATGTCGCTGGCCCTCACGGAAGGCCTGATCGACGTCGCCGTCGTCGCCGAGGGCCGGGAGCGGTTCCTCCATTCCGGCACCACCGTCCAAGAACCCGCGGAGGTCTGGAAGCGGGGGAAGAGCAAGTTCATCGTCTCCCCGACGGTGGCCGAATTCAACCGGACGGCCGCCGGCAAAAGCGAAAAGATCGGCGTCGTCGCCACGCCCTGCCAGGCCTTCGCCCTGGCCAAAATGCGCCTCAAGCCGAAACTGGACAGCGGCGCAAACCCGATCGACAAGCTGAAGCTGACCATCGGCCTTTTCTGCGGCTTCACCCTTTCCTGGTCGAAGCTGACGGGCCTCCTGGAAGGAAGCGTCGGCCTCGACCGGGTGCGGGGGATGGAGATTCCCCCGGGGGAAGGCGTCCTCGAGGTCTATCTCGACGACGGCAAGCGGACGTTTCCGATAGAGGAAATCCGGGACTGCATCCGGGAGTCCTGCCGATACTGTGTCGATACAACCGCCGAATTCTCCGATCTTTCCGTCGGCTCGGCGCGCCTGGGCGGAAGCTGGGAGGAGACGCGGTCCTGGAATCAGGTCATCGTCCGGTCCAACGCCGGCGCGGCGCTCCTGGACCTGGCGAAAGCAAGGGGGGTCCTCGAATTTCACGACGTCCCCGCCGGGAGCCTGGAGATGCTGAAAGAGGCCGCACAGGCCAAGAAGAAGGAAGCGCTGAAAAACCTGGCGGAGAAAAGCGGCCGCGCCGGCGACCTGCTCTACCTCGACGCGCAGGATCGCATGCTGGCCGCGCTCCGGTCATAG
- a CDS encoding HAMP domain-containing protein, giving the protein MFRIRIILLSILISGSVLIAFGLYFLNVIHDVSLDRIDLEIRSLGQRPFHAWRLARRWEEMDRSLQFIYGEKRWKDIIVQVRTGKNEVLYRSPHWPEGISEDSFPEYDRRMETPPPLPAHFPESRQRLEHSGRNAGAVDPAGQEPPDDRTGTAMPPPSGILPGRPPGPSHADIIPDRPPPGPPVPIRAKQPFFKTLKADGKTWRIGIMGNPFITILIGMDMAGFHSEAARFRKTFFIALPIALLLLAAGGWLITRRALGPVADITRTAESITAQGLDRRIPPSTGARDEFSRLVDVINDMLDRLENSFKQAVRFSADAAHELKTPLTILQGMLDDAVQHAPDGSDEQRSYGTLIEEVQRLKAIVQKLLILAHADAGQLALNLEPLDISTVIESAIEDVGAIAPGLRLEPEIAPHVMVQADPDLFRQVIQNLTSNAVKFNTEGGLIRFRLEERVDRVLFTISNSGAPIPEADHEKIFHRFYRVDKSRSRTVPGSGLGLSLAREIIHAHGGSLRLDADSGELITFILSLPRKLPQT; this is encoded by the coding sequence TTGTTTCGCATCAGGATCATCCTGCTTTCCATTCTGATCTCGGGTTCCGTTCTCATCGCCTTCGGCCTGTATTTTCTCAACGTGATCCATGACGTAAGCCTTGACCGGATCGATTTGGAGATCCGTTCGCTGGGACAGCGTCCCTTCCATGCCTGGCGGCTCGCGAGGCGCTGGGAGGAGATGGACCGGTCGCTCCAGTTCATCTACGGCGAAAAACGCTGGAAAGACATCATCGTTCAGGTCAGGACCGGAAAGAACGAGGTCCTGTACCGATCCCCCCACTGGCCCGAAGGGATTTCGGAGGACTCCTTCCCCGAATATGACCGAAGGATGGAAACACCGCCGCCCCTTCCCGCCCATTTCCCGGAAAGCAGGCAGCGCCTTGAACATTCCGGCCGCAATGCCGGCGCGGTCGATCCGGCGGGACAGGAACCCCCGGACGATCGCACGGGAACCGCGATGCCTCCCCCCTCCGGTATCCTGCCGGGCAGGCCGCCGGGTCCTTCTCACGCGGACATCATCCCCGACAGGCCGCCTCCCGGTCCACCCGTCCCGATCCGCGCAAAGCAGCCTTTCTTCAAGACCCTGAAGGCCGACGGGAAGACATGGCGGATCGGGATCATGGGCAATCCGTTCATCACGATCCTGATCGGCATGGACATGGCGGGGTTCCATTCGGAGGCCGCCCGCTTCAGGAAGACATTCTTCATCGCATTGCCGATTGCGCTGCTCCTGCTCGCCGCGGGAGGATGGCTCATCACCAGAAGGGCGCTCGGACCCGTCGCGGACATCACCCGGACGGCGGAATCCATCACGGCGCAGGGCCTGGACCGGAGGATTCCTCCGTCAACCGGAGCCCGGGACGAATTTTCCCGGCTGGTGGACGTGATCAACGACATGCTGGACCGGCTCGAAAACAGCTTCAAGCAGGCGGTGCGCTTCAGCGCCGACGCCGCCCATGAGCTGAAGACGCCGCTGACGATCCTCCAGGGGATGCTCGACGACGCCGTGCAGCACGCGCCCGACGGCTCGGATGAACAGCGCTCCTACGGCACGCTCATCGAAGAGGTGCAGAGGCTGAAGGCGATCGTTCAGAAGCTTCTGATCCTCGCCCACGCCGATGCGGGGCAGCTGGCCCTGAACCTGGAGCCCCTCGATATCAGCACCGTCATCGAGTCGGCCATCGAGGACGTCGGCGCCATCGCGCCCGGCCTGCGCCTGGAGCCGGAAATCGCTCCGCACGTTATGGTACAGGCCGATCCGGATCTCTTCCGGCAGGTGATCCAGAACCTCACCTCCAATGCCGTCAAGTTCAACACGGAAGGCGGCCTGATCCGGTTCCGGCTGGAGGAGCGCGTGGACCGGGTGCTCTTCACGATCTCCAACTCCGGCGCCCCGATCCCGGAGGCCGACCATGAAAAGATCTTCCACCGCTTCTACCGGGTCGACAAGTCGCGCAGCCGCACCGTCCCCGGGTCCGGCCTCGGCCTGAGCCTCGCCCGGGAAATCATCCACGCCCACGGGGGATCCCTCCGCCTCGACGCCGATTCCGGCGAACTGATCACCTTCATCCTCTCCCTGCCCAGGAAGCTCCCGCAAACCTGA
- a CDS encoding response regulator transcription factor, translating to MRVLFVEDDRKIISFVKKGLKEQGFVVDVCEDGDEGFTMATGQAYDVILLDIMLPGRDGLTILRQLREMKNTVPVILLTARSALNERVEGLNLGADDYLSKPFYIEELFARIHAVTRRGTGQQLSLLQDGDLVVNLITREVMTDKGIVELTAREFNLLSLLMRSPGRVYTRMQILEHVWGYFFDPQTNVVDVYIRRLRSKMDGAPDRQRIETVRGVGYRFNRIGGE from the coding sequence ATGCGGGTGCTTTTCGTCGAGGACGACAGGAAGATCATCTCCTTTGTGAAAAAGGGACTCAAGGAACAGGGCTTCGTCGTCGACGTCTGCGAAGACGGCGATGAAGGCTTTACCATGGCCACCGGGCAGGCCTACGACGTCATCCTGCTGGATATCATGCTCCCGGGACGCGACGGCCTGACGATCCTGCGGCAGCTCCGGGAAATGAAGAACACCGTCCCGGTGATCCTCCTGACGGCGCGGTCGGCGCTGAACGAGCGGGTCGAAGGCCTGAACCTGGGGGCGGACGACTACCTCAGCAAGCCGTTCTACATCGAAGAACTGTTCGCGCGAATCCATGCCGTCACCCGGAGGGGAACGGGCCAGCAGCTCAGCCTGCTCCAGGACGGGGACCTGGTCGTCAACCTGATCACGCGGGAGGTCATGACGGACAAGGGGATCGTCGAGCTGACGGCCCGTGAATTCAACCTGCTGTCGCTGCTGATGCGCTCTCCGGGACGCGTATATACCCGGATGCAGATCCTGGAACACGTCTGGGGCTATTTTTTCGACCCGCAGACCAATGTGGTGGACGTCTATATCCGCCGGCTTCGCAGCAAGATGGATGGGGCCCCCGACCGACAGCGCATCGAAACCGTCCGGGGGGTCGGATACCGGTTCAACAGGATCGGCGGGGAGTAG
- a CDS encoding RNA polymerase sigma factor — MPAKTHIAEGTIEDLVERASKGDREVLEEIVRRIQDGIYGLAIRMLYIPADAEDATQEILVKVITHLSTFKGESRFETWVYRIASNHLLTECRGRAERWRMTFDVCRQAIEESGPEGLYDPSAGAEQSLICEEMKRACVHYLLLCLNRELRLAFILGEIIGVSSTEGAHILGLTPAAYRQRVSRGKRQVLGFLASQCGLANEGNPCRCETLSAWHVRKGYLDPENPLFANHPCRPRREGDAKGLVREMGRMAKAARVIRNHPDYAAPGAFVESMKRMIESNRFRLLEHS; from the coding sequence ATGCCGGCGAAAACGCACATTGCAGAGGGGACCATCGAGGATCTGGTCGAGCGGGCCAGCAAGGGAGACCGGGAGGTCCTTGAAGAAATCGTCCGGCGGATCCAGGACGGGATTTACGGGCTGGCGATCCGGATGCTCTACATCCCCGCCGATGCGGAAGACGCCACCCAGGAGATCCTCGTCAAGGTCATCACCCACTTGAGCACATTCAAAGGGGAGAGCCGCTTTGAGACATGGGTCTACCGCATTGCCTCCAATCACCTGCTGACCGAGTGCAGGGGGCGGGCCGAGCGCTGGCGCATGACCTTCGACGTCTGCCGGCAGGCCATCGAGGAATCGGGACCGGAGGGTCTGTATGACCCGTCCGCAGGTGCCGAGCAGAGCCTCATCTGTGAGGAGATGAAGCGGGCCTGCGTCCATTATCTCCTCCTGTGCCTCAACCGGGAGCTCCGCCTGGCTTTCATCCTCGGTGAGATCATCGGTGTCAGCAGCACGGAGGGGGCCCATATCCTGGGGCTGACACCGGCGGCATACCGCCAGCGTGTCTCCCGCGGGAAAAGGCAAGTCCTGGGTTTCCTGGCCAGTCAGTGCGGCCTGGCTAACGAGGGCAACCCCTGCCGGTGCGAAACGCTGTCTGCCTGGCACGTGCGGAAGGGGTACCTCGATCCGGAAAATCCGCTCTTTGCCAACCACCCCTGCCGTCCCCGGCGGGAAGGCGATGCGAAGGGCCTCGTACGTGAGATGGGCCGGATGGCAAAGGCGGCCAGGGTCATCCGGAATCACCCGGACTATGCGGCCCCGGGCGCCTTTGTGGAGTCCATGAAACGGATGATCGAATCAAACCGGTTTCGTCTGCTGGAACATTCGTAG
- a CDS encoding epoxyqueuosine reductase, whose product MSLTEEIRSYALDLGYSRVGITTAEPFPLYAQAIEERLPDYDWAADSGLRLRRAVRPQDRLPGARSIVVAVYDYFRERFPANLVGRIGRLYQSRSYIEPTTRLGGARVELMRRFLESKEMQVGRWYMISSGVPDRLAAVRAGLGTIGRNTFFSAPGIGTFVIIHTFIVDAELEYDSPTEGTHCPPDCRLCLDACPTGAIVADFRLNPRRCLTFSHVVNVHGFQNTSPYIDPEIRPKMGSWIHGCDLCQEACPRNREKLRAELPENAFLEEAAKHFSLTGLLRMDDGFEKKAVAPFLYTYMRDRRFFQRNAAVALGNSGDQEMVPHLARALEDPEELVRAHAAWALGRIGGAEARRALESSLPHENGVRAAGEIRTALASA is encoded by the coding sequence ATGTCGCTGACGGAAGAAATCAGGAGCTACGCCCTGGACCTCGGCTACAGCCGTGTGGGCATCACGACGGCGGAACCGTTTCCCCTATACGCCCAAGCTATCGAAGAGCGTTTGCCCGACTATGACTGGGCGGCCGACAGCGGGCTTCGCCTTCGGCGCGCGGTCCGTCCCCAGGACCGCCTGCCCGGTGCGCGGTCCATCGTCGTCGCGGTGTATGACTATTTCCGCGAGCGTTTCCCGGCGAACCTGGTGGGCAGGATCGGCCGCCTCTACCAGTCGCGCTCGTACATCGAGCCGACGACGCGCCTCGGCGGCGCCCGGGTCGAACTTATGCGCCGCTTCCTGGAATCGAAGGAGATGCAGGTCGGGCGCTGGTACATGATCTCCTCCGGTGTTCCCGACCGCCTCGCCGCCGTCCGGGCCGGGCTCGGCACGATCGGCCGTAACACCTTCTTCTCTGCCCCGGGCATCGGAACCTTCGTGATCATCCACACCTTCATTGTGGACGCCGAGCTGGAATATGATTCGCCCACCGAGGGGACGCACTGCCCACCTGACTGCCGGCTGTGCCTCGATGCCTGCCCGACGGGGGCCATCGTCGCCGATTTTCGCCTGAATCCACGCCGGTGCCTCACCTTCAGCCACGTCGTCAACGTCCACGGCTTCCAGAACACCTCCCCATACATCGATCCGGAGATCCGGCCGAAGATGGGAAGCTGGATCCACGGCTGCGACCTCTGCCAGGAGGCCTGCCCGCGCAACCGGGAGAAGCTCCGCGCGGAACTGCCGGAGAACGCTTTTCTGGAAGAGGCGGCGAAGCACTTCAGCCTGACGGGACTTCTGAGAATGGACGATGGGTTCGAGAAGAAGGCTGTTGCGCCGTTCCTCTACACATACATGCGGGACCGCCGGTTCTTCCAGCGGAACGCTGCCGTGGCGCTCGGCAACAGCGGCGATCAGGAGATGGTGCCTCATCTGGCGAGGGCCCTGGAGGATCCGGAGGAGCTGGTGCGGGCGCATGCGGCCTGGGCGCTCGGGCGGATCGGAGGCGCGGAAGCGCGGCGAGCCCTTGAATCCAGCCTGCCGCATGAGAACGGCGTCCGCGCGGCCGGGGAGATCCGGACGGCCCTGGCGTCGGCCTGA